The following coding sequences lie in one Leptolyngbya sp. CCY15150 genomic window:
- a CDS encoding TIGR03279 family radical SAM protein has translation MSSSTIRPARISHVLPDSIAAEIGFAPGDAIVSINGQAPRDLIDYQFLCADEVLELEVLDGKGRSHRIEIEKDYDDDLGLAFETALFDGLIQCNNRCPFCFIDQQPPGLRDTLYLKDDDYRLSFLYGSYLTLTNLGQREWDRIAQMRLSPLYVSVHATEPDVRSRLLKNPRAGQLMDQLRWFQEQRLQIHAQVVVCPGINDGDHLTRTLTDLASFHQGDLPTVISAAVVPVGMTRFRPDEDELTPVTPDIARQVIAQVQDLQAQFQDRLDSTFAWLADEWFLIGQAPLPPESHYEDYPQIGNGVGSIRLFLKEFDEVAVDLPDRLPSPRTFTWVVGNAVETAFQPLVQRLNQVDGLTVNLVAIASRYWGQEISVTGLITGQDIQAVLRSQPLGDGILLPTLMLKHGETRFLDDSTVEELAQALKTPIWLIDDLDALIDCCSGAEGDRVTCIRPEAIAVS, from the coding sequence ATGAGTTCGTCTACGATTCGCCCTGCTCGGATTAGCCATGTGTTGCCCGACTCCATCGCTGCTGAGATTGGGTTTGCACCGGGGGATGCGATCGTATCCATTAACGGTCAAGCGCCGCGAGATTTGATCGATTATCAGTTTCTCTGTGCCGATGAGGTGCTGGAATTGGAGGTATTGGATGGGAAAGGGCGATCGCACCGGATTGAAATCGAGAAAGACTACGATGATGACCTAGGTCTGGCCTTTGAAACGGCGCTGTTTGATGGATTGATCCAGTGCAACAACCGCTGTCCCTTTTGCTTTATTGACCAACAGCCGCCGGGCCTGCGGGATACGCTGTATCTCAAAGATGATGACTACCGCCTCAGCTTTCTCTACGGCAGCTATCTCACCCTCACGAATCTGGGACAGCGGGAGTGGGATCGGATTGCCCAGATGCGTCTGTCGCCGCTCTATGTCTCGGTTCATGCCACGGAGCCGGATGTCCGCAGTCGGCTGCTGAAAAATCCCCGTGCTGGTCAGTTGATGGATCAACTACGCTGGTTCCAAGAGCAGCGGCTGCAAATCCATGCCCAGGTGGTGGTTTGTCCGGGGATCAATGATGGCGACCATCTGACCCGCACCTTGACCGATCTAGCCTCGTTCCACCAGGGTGACCTGCCCACCGTGATTTCCGCAGCCGTGGTGCCCGTAGGCATGACTCGCTTCCGCCCCGATGAGGATGAACTAACGCCGGTGACGCCGGATATCGCTCGCCAGGTGATCGCCCAAGTGCAGGATCTACAGGCTCAGTTTCAGGATCGCTTGGACTCCACCTTTGCCTGGCTGGCAGACGAATGGTTTTTGATTGGGCAAGCGCCTCTGCCGCCGGAGTCGCACTATGAAGACTACCCGCAAATTGGCAACGGTGTCGGGTCTATCCGTCTGTTTCTCAAGGAGTTTGACGAGGTGGCGGTTGACCTCCCCGATCGCCTCCCCAGTCCGCGCACCTTCACCTGGGTGGTGGGTAATGCGGTGGAGACGGCTTTTCAGCCCTTGGTGCAGCGGCTGAACCAGGTTGATGGTCTTACGGTCAATCTTGTGGCGATCGCCAGCCGCTATTGGGGACAGGAGATTAGCGTTACGGGGTTAATTACCGGCCAGGATATTCAAGCGGTGTTGCGATCGCAGCCCCTGGGGGATGGCATTCTTTTGCCCACTCTGATGCTCAAGCATGGCGAAACGCGCTTTCTCGATGACAGTACGGTAGAGGAGCTGGCCCAAGCGCTGAAGACGCCCATTTGGCTGATTGACGATCTGGATGCCCTGATCGATTGCTGTAGTGGCGCAGAGGGCGATCGCGTCACCTGCATTCGTCCAGAAGCGATCGCTGTATCCTAA
- the ilvD gene encoding dihydroxy-acid dehydratase encodes MPENRRSQVVTQGVQRTPNRAMLRAVGFQDSDFIKPIIGIANGYSTITPCNMGINDLALRAEAGARAAGGMPQLFGTITISDGISMGTEGMKYSLVSRDVIADSIETVCNGQSLDGVLAIGGCDKNMPGAMIAMARLNIPAIFVYGGTIKPGHLDGKDLTVVSAFEAVGEYSAGKIGDEQLMAVEKHACPGAGSCGGMYTANTMSSAFEAMGMSLMYSSTMAAEDAEKAESAEKSAHALVNAIRQQILPSQVLTRQAFENAISVIMAVGGSTNSVLHLLAIASTMGVPLTLDDFETIRARVPVLCDLKPSGRYVATDLHRAGGIPQVMKMLLVKGLLHGDALTITGQTIAELLQDIPDEPAADQDVIRPWDKPMYTAGHLGILKGNLATEGAVAKLTGIKKRKITGPARVFESEEDCLAAILAGKIQAGNVIVVRYEGPRGGPGMREMLAPTSAIIGAGLGDSVGLITDGRFSGGTYGMVVGHVAPEAYVGGTIALVQEGDTITIDADARLLQVHVSDEELAQRRAQWQPPAPRYTRGVLAKYAKLVSSSSLGAVTDLNLF; translated from the coding sequence ATGCCAGAAAATCGTAGAAGCCAAGTTGTGACCCAGGGCGTGCAGCGCACCCCAAACCGCGCCATGCTGCGAGCGGTTGGCTTCCAAGATTCAGATTTCATCAAGCCGATCATCGGCATCGCCAATGGCTATAGCACCATCACCCCCTGCAACATGGGTATCAATGACCTAGCGCTGCGGGCCGAAGCAGGGGCGCGGGCAGCCGGCGGGATGCCTCAGCTCTTTGGCACCATCACCATCAGTGACGGCATTTCCATGGGCACCGAAGGGATGAAATATTCCCTAGTATCGCGGGATGTGATTGCCGATTCTATCGAAACCGTGTGCAACGGACAAAGTTTAGATGGAGTCTTGGCCATTGGTGGCTGTGATAAAAACATGCCCGGTGCCATGATTGCCATGGCGCGCCTGAACATTCCCGCCATCTTCGTCTACGGCGGTACCATCAAACCCGGTCATCTAGACGGCAAAGACCTAACGGTGGTCAGCGCCTTTGAAGCCGTGGGTGAATATAGCGCTGGCAAAATTGGCGACGAGCAACTGATGGCGGTGGAGAAACATGCCTGCCCCGGTGCTGGCTCCTGCGGCGGCATGTATACCGCCAACACCATGTCCTCAGCCTTTGAAGCCATGGGCATGAGCCTGATGTATTCTTCCACCATGGCGGCGGAAGATGCGGAGAAGGCGGAGAGCGCCGAAAAATCGGCCCATGCCTTGGTCAACGCCATTCGGCAGCAGATCTTACCCAGCCAAGTCCTCACCCGCCAAGCCTTTGAAAACGCCATTTCCGTAATTATGGCCGTGGGTGGTTCCACCAACTCTGTGCTACACCTATTGGCGATCGCTTCCACCATGGGCGTGCCTCTCACCCTCGATGACTTTGAAACCATCCGGGCGCGGGTACCCGTCCTCTGTGATCTAAAACCCTCTGGGCGCTACGTCGCCACCGATCTACACCGGGCCGGCGGCATTCCCCAAGTCATGAAAATGCTGTTGGTGAAAGGGCTCCTGCATGGCGATGCCCTGACGATCACCGGACAGACCATAGCCGAGCTGCTCCAAGACATACCCGACGAACCCGCCGCCGATCAAGACGTGATCCGTCCTTGGGACAAGCCCATGTATACCGCTGGGCACCTAGGCATCCTCAAGGGCAACTTGGCAACCGAGGGAGCTGTCGCCAAACTCACCGGCATTAAAAAACGCAAAATCACCGGGCCCGCCCGCGTCTTTGAATCTGAAGAAGACTGTCTAGCCGCCATCCTTGCTGGCAAGATCCAGGCGGGGAATGTGATCGTCGTCCGTTACGAAGGGCCGCGGGGTGGTCCGGGGATGCGGGAAATGTTGGCCCCAACCTCCGCCATCATCGGCGCGGGCTTGGGAGACTCCGTGGGCCTAATTACCGACGGACGCTTCTCCGGCGGTACCTACGGCATGGTGGTGGGGCACGTGGCTCCGGAAGCCTATGTAGGAGGCACCATTGCTCTGGTTCAAGAAGGTGACACGATTACTATTGATGCTGATGCGCGTCTGCTACAGGTGCATGTTTCTGACGAGGAACTGGCCCAGCGTCGAGCCCAGTGGCAGCCTCCTGCACCACGCTACACCCGTGGCGTGTTGGCCAAATATGCCAAGCTGGTGTCGTCCAGCAGCCTAGGTGCCGTCACCGATTTGAACCTGTTCTAA
- a CDS encoding outer membrane beta-barrel protein, whose translation MNSAATRQSPLHDGRHHPVVHRFRCLSLVLGLWLTLGATAHGTEAVHPPEQPAAEADQIADVPSLADPELGILRLQEVEPIAEPIEAPVTESMDEPEHDNEAIAPSPTVEDPELGTLRLRDTTPPRSTRPSLFLVMDVHYFRSDNILLEDRDPSDDGILRPSLGLYAQQPLSANTSLIAAVEGGISRYGTLTDLNYHDLRLQAGVRHDLSNQVSITADWANRQLFDSDSGDRFLNDHSPRVLVSWQHDLADDLVVSSTYQARWSIADPSDRSRVIQSLGARLSHALQPDLAVGLDYRFTYVDFTQRDRLDAYHQLVAELTYDLNRRTRVLLYGGYSLGNSTDHSVNFDGTVFGIGVDMYVPLF comes from the coding sequence TTGAATAGTGCAGCAACCCGTCAGTCTCCCCTGCATGACGGCCGTCATCATCCTGTTGTCCACCGATTCCGATGCCTGAGCCTTGTACTCGGGCTATGGCTAACTCTGGGTGCCACCGCTCACGGTACAGAAGCGGTTCACCCTCCAGAACAACCTGCCGCAGAGGCCGATCAGATCGCTGACGTGCCATCCCTCGCCGATCCAGAACTGGGCATCCTGCGTCTTCAAGAAGTGGAGCCGATCGCCGAGCCCATAGAGGCTCCGGTGACCGAAAGCATGGATGAACCCGAACATGACAACGAGGCGATCGCCCCTTCCCCCACCGTTGAGGATCCAGAACTAGGCACCTTGCGGTTACGCGACACCACCCCGCCTCGCTCCACGCGTCCCAGCCTGTTCTTGGTCATGGACGTGCATTACTTTCGCAGCGACAACATTTTGCTGGAGGATCGCGATCCCAGCGATGACGGGATCCTGCGCCCTAGCCTAGGGCTTTATGCCCAACAGCCGCTGAGTGCCAATACAAGTCTGATTGCGGCCGTGGAAGGTGGCATCTCCCGCTACGGCACCTTGACCGACCTCAACTACCACGATCTGCGGCTTCAGGCTGGGGTGCGCCATGATCTGTCCAATCAGGTATCGATTACGGCGGACTGGGCCAACCGCCAGCTTTTTGACTCCGACAGCGGCGATCGCTTTTTGAACGATCATTCACCTCGGGTACTGGTGTCTTGGCAGCACGATCTAGCTGATGATCTGGTCGTCAGCAGTACCTATCAAGCCCGTTGGAGCATTGCGGATCCGAGCGATCGCAGTCGGGTGATTCAGTCCCTAGGCGCACGTCTCAGTCATGCCTTACAGCCCGATCTGGCGGTAGGTCTAGACTACCGGTTTACCTATGTGGACTTTACCCAGCGCGATCGCCTAGATGCCTACCACCAACTGGTGGCAGAGTTGACCTACGATCTCAACCGCCGCACCCGCGTCCTGCTCTACGGCGGCTATAGCCTAGGCAACTCTACCGATCATTCTGTCAACTTTGATGGCACGGTGTTCGGCATCGGCGTCGATATGTACGTGCCCTTGTTTTGA
- a CDS encoding FecR domain-containing protein: MLRRPISLLVAVGCSLLAIPSPAAAQTALTRATVESIQNRVQLILQDGNSRAARISDTMAPGDGLTTGQSSLAELRFNDGSLGRMGEQVIFWFTPGTRNFSLSNGTVLLLVPPGQGSTYIRTPNAAAGIQGSALFVRYIEESDTTLIGALTNSGIRAYSTDGSQVWELEAGQMAVAVGDRLDAVYTFDLDLFHETSALMQGFSPTDEPVSNDEAIALVQQEMQEALDAYEPVDAEGAIDTPTFVLLPPSNGDEMPTDLDMPDFARQPFVVPSSNRRTSDRSTRTNRETLRESGEVNQDQRDRPADDPNANTPNQPARSNQGNRPNRPDRSDPMNRDDRDVRGGNPDGTPGLGERPSDRPDRPDRPDRPDRPDRPDRPDRPDRPDRPTDPDSGLGELPDRDFPGQGQGVDDGFPGQGGGVDDGFPGGRGGRN, encoded by the coding sequence ATGCTTCGTCGCCCAATTTCACTCCTCGTCGCAGTAGGTTGCAGCCTACTCGCCATACCCAGTCCTGCGGCTGCTCAAACGGCTCTCACCCGCGCTACGGTTGAGTCGATACAAAACCGAGTGCAGCTTATTTTGCAAGACGGCAACTCTCGGGCGGCTCGGATTTCTGACACGATGGCCCCTGGCGATGGTCTTACCACGGGGCAATCCTCCTTGGCCGAACTGCGCTTCAATGACGGCTCCCTAGGCCGCATGGGTGAACAGGTAATTTTCTGGTTTACCCCCGGCACCCGCAACTTTTCCCTATCCAATGGCACGGTACTCCTGTTGGTTCCCCCCGGACAGGGCAGTACCTATATTCGTACACCCAACGCCGCCGCTGGCATCCAGGGCTCGGCTCTCTTTGTGCGCTACATCGAAGAGAGTGACACCACCCTCATTGGCGCGCTGACCAATAGTGGCATTCGGGCCTACAGCACCGATGGATCCCAGGTGTGGGAGCTGGAGGCGGGGCAGATGGCGGTGGCGGTGGGCGATCGCCTCGATGCGGTCTACACCTTTGACCTCGATCTATTCCATGAAACTAGCGCCCTGATGCAGGGATTTTCGCCGACGGATGAGCCGGTCAGCAACGATGAAGCGATCGCCCTTGTTCAACAGGAAATGCAAGAGGCGTTGGATGCCTACGAGCCCGTGGATGCCGAGGGGGCGATCGATACCCCAACGTTTGTGCTGCTGCCGCCCAGTAATGGCGACGAGATGCCCACAGATTTAGACATGCCCGACTTTGCGCGGCAACCCTTTGTTGTGCCTTCATCGAACCGTAGAACCAGCGATCGCAGCACGCGCACCAACCGCGAGACCTTGCGGGAGTCTGGGGAGGTGAATCAAGACCAGCGCGATCGGCCTGCGGATGATCCCAATGCTAATACTCCCAACCAACCCGCTCGCTCTAACCAAGGCAATCGCCCCAATCGACCCGATCGCTCTGACCCAATGAATCGCGATGACCGAGATGTTCGCGGTGGTAATCCAGATGGAACTCCTGGTTTAGGAGAACGTCCTAGCGATCGTCCCGATCGACCTGACCGTCCCGATCGTCCCGATCGCCCTGACCGTCCCGACCGACCTGACCGTCCCGATCGCCCCGATCGCCCTACCGACCCCGATTCAGGTCTGGGTGAACTTCCAGACCGAGACTTCCCTGGTCAAGGACAAGGCGTAGACGATGGTTTTCCTGGTCAGGGAGGTGGTGTGGACGATGGCTTTCCTGGTGGAAGAGGCGGTCGAAACTAA
- a CDS encoding cytochrome P450, with the protein MSLPNGPKTPPLLLLLRWIADPLSILQAGAQQYGDCFMLDFGRYAPFVFFSHPEAIEQVFALGYEEVQVGSSNSILRPTLGDHSLLLLDGDRHQRQRQLLMPSFHGERMRAYGALIQQVTEQEIQTWTADQVFTLRPAMQRISLQVIIEAIFGVQDSDRAQALQQRTADLLHLTTSPLGFASAFFPILQRDLGRWSPGGKFLYLKQQVDELIYAEIRDGRSHLDPNRSDVLSLMMAAVDEQGQGMTDVELRDELMTLLLAGHETTATALSWALYWIYQNPALVQQLRDELAQPSEGDRLSLMRLPLLNAVCMETLRIYPVAFIAGPRFSQQPTSIMGRTFPANTLLTPCIYLAHRRPELYPDPETFRPERFLDRQFSAFEFLPFGGGNRRCIGSAFALFEMKQVLATILSHCDLAIAEPQPVRPVRRGVTIAPKTGIRARLMTSQNKGTYISTPMPNTVPSKLTE; encoded by the coding sequence ATGTCTCTCCCCAACGGCCCCAAAACCCCGCCACTGTTGCTCTTGCTACGGTGGATTGCTGATCCCCTCTCCATCTTGCAAGCCGGTGCCCAGCAGTATGGCGATTGCTTCATGCTCGATTTCGGACGCTACGCCCCTTTCGTCTTTTTCAGCCACCCGGAGGCCATCGAGCAGGTTTTTGCTCTGGGCTATGAAGAGGTGCAGGTGGGCTCGTCCAATAGCATCCTGCGTCCTACCCTGGGCGATCATTCCTTGCTGTTACTCGACGGCGATCGCCACCAGCGGCAGCGACAGTTATTGATGCCATCCTTCCACGGGGAACGAATGCGCGCCTATGGAGCGTTGATTCAGCAGGTCACCGAGCAGGAGATCCAAACCTGGACAGCGGATCAGGTTTTCACCCTTCGTCCTGCCATGCAGCGTATTTCCCTGCAGGTGATCATCGAGGCTATTTTTGGCGTTCAGGACAGCGATCGCGCCCAGGCGCTCCAGCAGCGCACAGCGGATTTACTACATCTGACGACGTCACCTCTAGGCTTTGCCTCCGCCTTCTTTCCCATCCTGCAGCGTGACCTTGGGCGGTGGAGTCCGGGGGGAAAATTTCTCTACCTGAAGCAGCAGGTGGATGAGTTGATCTATGCCGAAATCCGCGATGGGCGATCGCACCTGGATCCCAATCGTAGCGATGTGTTGAGCCTGATGATGGCGGCGGTGGATGAGCAGGGCCAGGGCATGACCGATGTGGAACTGCGGGATGAACTGATGACCCTCTTGCTGGCGGGGCATGAAACCACGGCAACGGCCCTGAGCTGGGCTTTGTACTGGATCTATCAAAATCCTGCCTTGGTGCAGCAACTGCGTGATGAGTTGGCCCAACCCAGCGAGGGCGATCGCCTTTCCCTGATGCGGCTACCCTTGCTGAATGCCGTTTGTATGGAAACCCTGCGCATTTATCCCGTCGCCTTCATTGCCGGGCCCCGCTTTTCCCAGCAGCCCACTTCAATTATGGGCAGGACATTTCCAGCGAACACCCTGCTCACCCCCTGCATTTATCTAGCCCACCGGCGTCCTGAGCTCTATCCCGACCCAGAAACCTTCCGCCCCGAGCGCTTTCTCGATCGCCAGTTTTCGGCCTTTGAATTTTTGCCCTTTGGCGGCGGCAATCGGCGCTGCATTGGCTCTGCCTTTGCCCTGTTTGAGATGAAGCAGGTGTTGGCTACCATCCTCAGCCACTGTGACTTGGCGATCGCTGAACCCCAGCCTGTCCGCCCCGTGCGGCGAGGGGTGACCATTGCTCCCAAAACGGGGATTCGTGCCCGGCTTATGACCTCTCAAAACAAGGGCACGTACATATCGACGCCGATGCCGAACACCGTGCCATCAAAGTTGACAGAATGA
- a CDS encoding WG repeat-containing protein — protein MLIGGRYDIIRSLGRGSFGKTFLATDTFRRGSPKCVVKKFQPQSTLPSLLGHVRELFEQEAQRLYELSTHDQIPSLLDHLEQSGEFYIVQTLIDGNDLRQSFALGSRWDEKSVVSLMHEILEILAVVHSHHMIHQDVAPQNLIRRWTDKRLVLIGFGSMKAIRNMMLTPEGTPYFTRPVGTSGYMPKEQVEGQPQEASDLYAVGMLGIQAMTGYLPNQLPRHSATLDIDWYDQAPLVSPMLRRVLDKLVRYEVGDRYQSVAEVVADLPDPPTRPAPPIQPIAVSIDLDSLVEKPVPPPPPKRRTWSLAIAPQFAFVHDFSEGLAAVVKEGQLGYVDPAGAIVIPPQFEFNWINSLREGAYQFSEGLARVAVGHAWGYINKLGKVVIAAQFDGAENFHDGLARVEQNHHYGYINPQGEPVIPVQYASAAQRFSESLAHVESDQRHGYINAAGHFVIAPQFDSADHFNEGLARITLNHKYGFIDKTGAIVIPAEFDVAHTFRQGLARVRIDERYGYIKPNGDLAIPAQFDDTFSFTEGLALVRNHDRYGFIDPSGAIAIPLQYEDAYPFSEGLAAVKLDQKWGYINAQGKVLVEPIYEDARSFQDGLAAVQQDGLWGYLRED, from the coding sequence ATGTTAATTGGTGGGCGATACGACATTATTCGATCGCTGGGTCGAGGCAGTTTTGGTAAAACATTCCTGGCTACCGACACGTTTCGACGCGGTAGCCCCAAGTGTGTTGTTAAGAAATTTCAGCCCCAATCGACCTTGCCCTCGCTGCTCGGCCATGTGCGTGAGCTGTTTGAACAAGAGGCCCAGCGCCTCTATGAACTCAGTACCCACGACCAAATTCCTAGCCTGCTCGATCACTTAGAGCAGAGCGGTGAGTTTTACATTGTTCAAACCCTGATTGATGGCAATGATCTCCGGCAGTCCTTTGCTCTCGGTAGCCGCTGGGATGAAAAAAGTGTTGTATCCCTGATGCACGAGATTCTGGAGATTCTCGCGGTCGTTCACAGCCACCACATGATCCACCAAGACGTGGCTCCCCAGAATCTGATTCGTCGCTGGACGGATAAGCGGCTGGTGCTGATTGGGTTTGGCAGTATGAAGGCGATCCGCAATATGATGCTGACGCCCGAGGGAACGCCCTACTTCACTCGTCCTGTGGGCACGTCGGGCTATATGCCCAAGGAGCAAGTTGAAGGACAGCCCCAGGAGGCTAGCGACCTCTACGCGGTGGGGATGCTGGGCATTCAAGCTATGACCGGGTATTTGCCCAATCAACTGCCGCGCCATTCTGCCACCCTAGATATTGACTGGTATGACCAAGCGCCGTTGGTGAGCCCCATGCTGCGGCGGGTGTTGGATAAACTGGTGCGCTACGAGGTGGGCGATCGCTATCAGTCTGTAGCAGAGGTGGTTGCCGACCTACCCGATCCGCCGACCCGCCCAGCGCCGCCCATCCAGCCCATTGCGGTGAGTATTGACTTAGACAGTTTGGTGGAAAAGCCGGTGCCGCCACCACCGCCCAAACGCCGCACGTGGAGTCTGGCGATCGCCCCGCAGTTTGCCTTTGTCCACGATTTTTCGGAAGGGCTAGCGGCGGTGGTCAAAGAAGGGCAACTGGGCTATGTCGATCCAGCGGGGGCGATCGTCATTCCCCCGCAGTTTGAGTTCAACTGGATCAATAGCCTGCGGGAAGGCGCGTACCAGTTTTCGGAAGGGCTGGCCCGGGTGGCGGTTGGCCATGCCTGGGGCTATATCAACAAGCTTGGAAAGGTTGTGATTGCGGCCCAGTTTGACGGAGCCGAGAATTTCCATGATGGCCTAGCGCGGGTGGAACAGAACCACCACTATGGCTATATCAATCCCCAAGGTGAGCCGGTGATTCCGGTGCAGTATGCCAGCGCCGCCCAACGGTTCAGCGAGTCCTTGGCCCATGTGGAATCGGATCAGCGCCACGGCTACATTAACGCCGCTGGACATTTTGTGATTGCGCCCCAGTTTGACAGTGCCGATCATTTCAACGAAGGGCTAGCCCGCATTACCCTCAATCATAAATATGGCTTCATCGACAAGACAGGAGCGATCGTCATCCCCGCCGAGTTTGACGTGGCCCACACCTTCCGCCAAGGTCTAGCTCGGGTGCGCATTGACGAGCGCTATGGCTATATCAAACCCAATGGCGACCTAGCAATCCCTGCCCAGTTTGACGACACCTTTAGCTTCACGGAAGGTCTGGCCCTCGTGCGCAACCACGATCGCTACGGGTTTATCGATCCCTCAGGGGCGATCGCTATTCCGCTGCAGTATGAAGACGCCTACCCCTTTTCTGAAGGCTTAGCTGCGGTCAAGCTAGATCAAAAATGGGGCTATATCAATGCCCAGGGCAAAGTCTTAGTTGAGCCCATCTACGAGGATGCGCGTTCCTTCCAAGACGGCCTAGCCGCTGTGCAGCAGGATGGTCTATGGGGCTATCTGCGAGAAGACTAG
- a CDS encoding ammonium transporter gives MSPEATEFLGTFVTETYYYWASVFMLAIHAGFLAYEGGAARTKNVLATMVKNLLTLSVVGLSFYFFGWWVYAGFSIFPRFGPILGPWTSELPANLGTLDGDGLLDFVASTYPWSTAMAPNLSDNLTGVFWFAFSLFAMTTASIMSGAVIERIRLGAYLILAVVLGGFTWVVAGSWGWNYWGWFNTMGYHDFGCSAVVHGVSGFFALGVLINLGPRIGKYDANGTPRDIRPHNLPLTMVGLMLIFVGFYAFLAGCVIFGPGATVESTIYGSPMTLASIGVNTTLALCAGIVGAYLGSKGDPFFTISGGLAGIISVGAGLDLYSPPLVILIAFIGAVTMPWVGKWIEKIGIDDAVGAFAVHGYCGMLGAMTVGIMASGYQVLGYPPINFGGQLLGTFLCTIVLGLIPGYGVSWVLKKMNLLRVPPEEEIEGLDIGDFGVTGYPEYTIVPEAAERTEAPISH, from the coding sequence ATGTCGCCTGAAGCAACAGAATTTCTCGGAACCTTTGTCACAGAGACTTACTATTACTGGGCCTCTGTGTTCATGCTCGCCATTCACGCAGGCTTCCTTGCCTACGAAGGCGGTGCAGCCCGGACTAAAAACGTGTTGGCCACCATGGTCAAGAACCTGCTGACCCTATCCGTCGTCGGTCTATCCTTCTACTTCTTTGGCTGGTGGGTCTATGCAGGGTTCTCCATCTTTCCGCGCTTTGGACCAATTCTTGGCCCTTGGACCAGCGAACTCCCCGCCAACCTTGGCACCTTAGATGGCGATGGCCTGTTGGACTTTGTTGCCAGCACCTATCCATGGTCAACGGCGATGGCACCCAACCTTTCGGATAATCTAACTGGGGTCTTTTGGTTTGCCTTTAGCTTGTTTGCCATGACCACTGCCTCGATTATGTCTGGAGCCGTGATTGAGCGAATTCGCCTCGGTGCCTACCTAATCTTGGCCGTCGTTCTCGGTGGATTTACCTGGGTGGTGGCAGGATCATGGGGCTGGAACTACTGGGGCTGGTTCAACACCATGGGCTACCACGACTTCGGTTGTTCAGCCGTTGTCCATGGCGTGTCAGGATTCTTCGCCCTAGGTGTGTTGATTAACCTTGGCCCTCGGATTGGTAAATACGACGCCAACGGCACACCCCGCGATATTCGCCCCCACAATCTGCCCCTGACCATGGTGGGCCTGATGCTGATTTTTGTCGGCTTCTACGCCTTCCTAGCAGGCTGCGTGATTTTTGGCCCTGGCGCAACGGTGGAAAGTACGATTTACGGGTCTCCCATGACCCTCGCCTCCATCGGCGTGAATACGACCCTAGCGCTCTGTGCGGGGATTGTGGGTGCTTACCTGGGCTCCAAGGGCGATCCATTCTTCACCATTTCCGGTGGATTAGCGGGCATCATCTCCGTGGGCGCTGGGTTAGATTTGTACTCTCCACCGTTGGTGATTCTGATTGCCTTCATCGGCGCAGTCACCATGCCTTGGGTTGGCAAGTGGATTGAGAAAATTGGCATTGATGATGCCGTGGGTGCCTTTGCGGTACATGGCTATTGCGGCATGTTGGGCGCGATGACCGTGGGCATCATGGCCAGCGGCTACCAAGTGCTGGGCTACCCTCCCATTAACTTTGGTGGGCAGTTGCTGGGGACGTTCCTTTGCACCATCGTACTAGGGCTGATTCCTGGGTATGGGGTGAGCTGGGTGCTTAAGAAAATGAACCTGCTGCGCGTACCGCCTGAGGAAGAAATTGAAGGGTTGGATATCGGTGACTTCGGCGTTACTGGCTACCCAGAATATACGATTGTGCCCGAAGCTGCTGAACGTACCGAAGCCCCTATCAGTCACTAG